In Triticum urartu cultivar G1812 unplaced genomic scaffold, Tu2.1 TuUngrouped_contig_9565, whole genome shotgun sequence, one genomic interval encodes:
- the LOC125532280 gene encoding histone H2B.4, giving the protein MAPKAAEKKPVEKTPAGKKPKAEKKVPASKEGGDKKGKKKAKKSVETYKIYIFKVLKQVHPDIGISSKAMSIMNSFINDIFEKLAGESAKLARYNKKPTITSREIQTSVRLVLPGELAKHAVSEGTKAVTKFTSS; this is encoded by the coding sequence ATGGCCCCCAAGGCTGCCGAGAAGAAGCCGGTGGAGAAGACCCCCGCGGGCAAGAAGCCCAAGGCGGAGAAGAAGGTGCCGGCGTCCAAGGAGGGTGGCGacaagaaggggaagaagaaggccaagaagagcGTGGAGACGTACAAGATCTACATCTTCAAGGTGCTCAAGCAGGTTCACCCCGACATCGGCATCTCCTCCAAGGCCATGTCCATCATGAACTCCTTCATCAACGACATCTTCGAGAAGCTCGCTGGCGAGTCCGCCAAGCTCGCGAGGTACAACAAGAAGCCCACCATCACTTCCCGCGAGATCCAGACCTCCGTCCGCCTCGTCCTCCCCGGCGAGCTCGCCAAGCACGCCGTCTCCGAGGGCACTAAGGCTGTCACCAAGTTCACCTCGTCCTAG